The Thermoflavifilum sp. genome contains a region encoding:
- a CDS encoding alpha-amylase family glycosyl hydrolase, producing the protein MKQLYTFCVILLFSYSVSGQLLSTDPAFPTEADTSVQITADAHFGNQGLLNYTPTSDVYVHIGVITNKSTSATDWRYVHSQWGTTDPAYQCSYAGNSRWTYSIHQDLRSYFGITDTSEHIQQIAILFRNGSGSQALRNADGSDMYIPVYDTGFHVRISYPYRQPRYVPIPEPLHLQQGDTLPVQVVASRVSRLKLFYNGKLVDSTLSDSLTTAVVLADSGNQVLVAQSNYGIQQAADTFSFYIAPPTTMLPLPSGVSEGINDEPGDTSVVLVLYAPHKHHIVVIGDFNNWQQLPAYQMHQTPDSNYFWIRITGLTPQQQYAYQYVIDDTIKVADYNAHLILDPDYDSGIPASVYPNLKPYPTGKTTGIVSVLQTGQTPYVWHDSAFQRPDQHNLLIYELLVRDFIAAHDWQTLMDTLGYLKRLGINAIEVMPFTEFEGNDSWGYNPDFFFAPDKYYGTAIALKQFIDACHQQGIAVIMDLVLNHAFEECPMVQMYWDKANQRPAADNPWFNPVPTHPFNVGYQFNHESPATKVFTYRVMQYWLTEYHLDGFRFDLAKGFTQKRSCDSTGNNCSVALWNAYDSSRVAIWDTIYRQQQQIKPGSYCILEMFADNSEEKVYAAQGMMLWGNLNDAFNQATMGYSSPSPSGNTWDFSWGLYTARGWSQPNLVTYQESHDEERLMYKNEQYGNSSGSYRIKDTATGLKRNAMTAAFWAMMPGPKMMWQFGELGYDYSINTCTNGTVDPSGACRLADKPIRWDYLNDSRRRGLFQVYQRLLHLRQIPAYVSTFTQGQVQYDLSGAVKTMTLTGDSLDVVVVGNFDVVPHGATVSFSHAGTWYDYVSLQNKPDSAFQLQQSQLTLALSPGEYHVFVDRNVDDVSSDTGQQKAPIWLPGTGNQLALKVFPNPAPRQQTLQFNYYLPGNDYIQLRLVNARGEVVATLYHGFQYAGNYVISWPFGNRLSAEGGMYVVQLSARHYGSITQKLIIP; encoded by the coding sequence ATGAAGCAGCTTTACACTTTTTGCGTCATATTATTGTTCTCTTACTCCGTAAGCGGGCAATTGCTTTCTACTGACCCGGCCTTTCCCACCGAAGCCGATACTTCTGTACAGATTACCGCTGACGCACATTTTGGCAATCAGGGTTTACTCAATTATACGCCCACATCGGATGTGTACGTGCATATCGGGGTGATCACCAACAAAAGCACAAGTGCAACTGATTGGCGATATGTGCATTCACAATGGGGTACCACCGATCCCGCCTATCAATGCAGTTATGCCGGCAATAGTCGTTGGACCTATAGCATCCATCAAGATTTACGGAGTTATTTTGGTATTACCGATACTTCGGAACATATCCAGCAGATCGCCATTTTATTTCGCAATGGCAGTGGCAGTCAGGCGCTGCGCAATGCCGATGGCAGCGATATGTACATTCCCGTGTATGATACGGGTTTTCATGTTCGCATCAGCTATCCCTACCGCCAACCCAGGTATGTTCCCATTCCCGAGCCTCTTCATCTTCAGCAGGGCGATACGCTGCCTGTGCAGGTGGTAGCAAGTCGCGTGAGCAGACTGAAGTTATTTTACAATGGAAAGCTGGTCGACAGCACCTTGTCTGACAGTCTAACCACAGCTGTTGTACTGGCCGATTCCGGCAATCAGGTGCTGGTCGCACAGAGCAATTATGGCATACAACAGGCTGCAGATACCTTTAGCTTTTATATCGCTCCACCTACCACGATGTTACCGCTCCCCTCAGGCGTTTCCGAAGGTATCAATGATGAACCCGGTGATACTTCGGTGGTGCTGGTGCTTTATGCGCCGCATAAACATCATATTGTAGTCATCGGTGATTTCAACAACTGGCAACAGTTACCGGCTTATCAGATGCATCAAACGCCCGACAGCAATTATTTCTGGATTCGGATTACCGGACTTACACCCCAGCAACAGTATGCTTATCAATATGTCATCGATGACACCATCAAGGTGGCTGATTATAACGCCCATTTGATCCTGGATCCCGATTACGATTCAGGTATTCCGGCTTCCGTTTATCCCAATTTAAAACCCTATCCCACGGGGAAAACTACGGGTATCGTGAGTGTGCTACAAACCGGTCAAACACCGTATGTATGGCACGACAGCGCCTTTCAGCGGCCTGATCAGCACAACCTGCTTATCTACGAATTGCTGGTACGCGATTTCATTGCTGCACACGACTGGCAAACCCTGATGGATACGCTGGGATATTTGAAACGGCTGGGGATAAACGCCATCGAGGTTATGCCGTTTACCGAGTTTGAGGGGAATGACAGCTGGGGATATAATCCTGATTTCTTCTTTGCGCCCGATAAATATTACGGCACGGCCATCGCCTTGAAACAGTTCATCGACGCCTGTCATCAGCAGGGCATTGCCGTGATCATGGATCTGGTTTTGAATCATGCATTTGAAGAATGCCCGATGGTGCAGATGTACTGGGATAAAGCTAATCAGCGACCTGCTGCCGATAATCCCTGGTTTAATCCTGTGCCTACCCATCCCTTTAATGTGGGATATCAGTTTAACCATGAAAGTCCGGCTACCAAAGTTTTCACCTACCGGGTGATGCAATACTGGCTTACGGAATATCATCTCGACGGTTTTCGGTTTGATCTGGCCAAAGGATTCACCCAGAAGCGTTCGTGCGACAGCACGGGCAACAACTGTAGTGTGGCGTTGTGGAATGCTTATGATTCCTCACGCGTGGCCATCTGGGACACCATTTATCGGCAACAACAGCAGATCAAACCCGGCAGTTATTGTATCCTTGAGATGTTTGCCGATAATAGTGAAGAAAAAGTGTATGCCGCGCAGGGCATGATGCTCTGGGGCAATTTGAACGATGCCTTCAATCAGGCTACTATGGGCTATAGCAGCCCCTCGCCTTCGGGGAATACCTGGGATTTCAGCTGGGGACTTTACACCGCCCGCGGCTGGTCGCAGCCCAACCTGGTGACCTATCAGGAAAGCCACGACGAGGAAAGGCTGATGTATAAAAACGAGCAATATGGAAATAGCAGTGGTTCGTACAGGATTAAAGACACGGCTACGGGGTTGAAACGCAATGCCATGACCGCGGCATTCTGGGCTATGATGCCCGGCCCTAAAATGATGTGGCAATTTGGGGAATTAGGTTATGATTATTCCATCAATACCTGCACCAACGGTACTGTAGATCCCAGTGGGGCGTGCAGACTGGCCGATAAACCCATTCGCTGGGATTATTTGAACGATAGTCGGCGTCGGGGGTTATTTCAGGTTTATCAGCGATTGTTGCACTTACGGCAGATTCCGGCTTATGTTTCCACCTTCACCCAGGGGCAGGTGCAATATGATTTGAGCGGCGCCGTGAAGACCATGACACTGACAGGCGATTCGCTCGATGTGGTGGTGGTCGGCAATTTTGATGTGGTACCGCATGGCGCTACGGTAAGCTTTTCACATGCAGGCACATGGTACGATTATGTTTCCCTGCAAAACAAACCCGACAGCGCATTTCAGCTACAACAATCGCAGCTCACACTGGCCCTTTCGCCCGGCGAATATCATGTGTTTGTAGATCGCAATGTGGATGATGTTTCCTCCGATACCGGTCAGCAGAAAGCACCCATCTGGCTGCCCGGCACGGGAAATCAGCTCGCTTTGAAAGTATTCCCCAATCCTGCCCCCCGGCAACAAACCCTGCAATTCAACTATTATTTACCCGGAAATGATTATATCCAGCTGCGATTGGTGAATGCTCGAGGGGAGGTAGTGGCTACGTTGTATCATGGGTTTCAATATGCCGGGAATTATGTCATCAGCTGGCCCTTTGGCAACCGACTCAGTGCAGAAGGAGGCATGTATGTCGTACAACTCTCTGCCCGCCATTACGGATCGATAACCCAAAAATTGATCATTCCATAA
- a CDS encoding amidohydrolase family protein, whose amino-acid sequence MFPVKSFFFLLSIFGLPFISYSQMPVSASNLVYVLEPDRVFDGERMHTGWWVVVKGNRIVAAGDSAQMQVPGQATIIALRGMTLLPGFIEGHGHLFLHPYNETPWDDQVLCESLAERVARAVVHARATLMAGFTTERDLGTEGADDADVGLKQAIEKGVIPGPRILCATRAIVATGSYAPRGFRPDWPVPQGAQEASGIDGIMLAVRQQIKQGADVIKIYADYRWGPNGENEPTFTLEELKAAVEVAHSSGRIVAVHTVTPEGMRRAILAGVNTIEHGDYGTPELFRMMKERGIALCPTIAAVEAIAGYQGWRKGQDPDPPRVAAKKKSFRAALDAGVTICMGGDVGVFPHGDNAREMEDMVAYGMSPLDVLRSATSVNADVFHIADRVGRIRPGLLADLVAVKGNPAEHIQDIRQVQLVMKDGIIYRKPQ is encoded by the coding sequence ATGTTTCCGGTCAAATCTTTTTTCTTTTTACTCAGTATATTCGGGTTGCCTTTTATCAGCTACAGTCAGATGCCGGTTTCTGCTTCGAATCTGGTTTATGTGCTTGAACCCGATCGGGTATTCGATGGAGAGCGGATGCATACCGGCTGGTGGGTGGTGGTGAAGGGTAATCGGATTGTGGCGGCAGGCGACTCCGCACAGATGCAAGTTCCCGGGCAGGCCACCATCATTGCATTGCGAGGAATGACGCTGTTACCCGGCTTCATCGAAGGGCATGGACATTTATTTTTACATCCCTATAATGAAACCCCATGGGATGATCAGGTATTGTGTGAGTCGCTGGCTGAGCGGGTGGCCCGTGCCGTCGTGCATGCCCGGGCCACGTTGATGGCCGGCTTCACCACCGAACGTGACCTGGGCACCGAGGGCGCTGACGATGCCGATGTGGGACTTAAACAGGCGATTGAGAAGGGCGTGATTCCCGGTCCCCGTATCTTATGTGCTACCCGGGCCATTGTAGCCACCGGTTCTTATGCTCCGAGAGGATTTCGGCCCGACTGGCCGGTGCCGCAGGGTGCACAGGAAGCATCGGGCATCGATGGTATCATGCTGGCCGTGCGTCAGCAAATCAAGCAGGGGGCGGATGTCATCAAAATTTATGCAGACTATCGCTGGGGGCCGAATGGTGAAAACGAGCCTACGTTTACCCTCGAAGAGTTGAAGGCTGCCGTGGAAGTAGCTCACAGCAGCGGCCGTATCGTGGCCGTGCATACCGTCACGCCCGAGGGCATGCGCAGGGCTATACTGGCCGGTGTGAACACCATTGAACATGGAGATTACGGCACCCCCGAGCTTTTCCGGATGATGAAGGAAAGAGGCATCGCCCTCTGTCCCACCATAGCCGCCGTAGAGGCTATAGCCGGCTATCAGGGCTGGCGGAAAGGTCAGGATCCCGATCCGCCGCGGGTGGCGGCCAAGAAAAAAAGCTTCCGCGCGGCACTCGATGCCGGTGTGACCATCTGCATGGGCGGCGACGTAGGCGTGTTTCCGCATGGCGATAATGCACGGGAAATGGAAGATATGGTGGCTTATGGCATGTCGCCGCTTGATGTATTGCGTAGTGCTACCTCAGTAAATGCCGATGTGTTCCATATCGCCGATCGAGTGGGGCGCATACGCCCGGGCCTGCTGGCCGATCTGGTGGCGGTAAAAGGCAATCCCGCCGAGCATATACAGGATATTCGCCAGGTACAACTGGTGATGAAAGACGGGATCATTTACCGTAAACCCCAATAA
- a CDS encoding SIMPL domain-containing protein, translated as MIHRLCIFPALGLLCLFSTQVLFAQNKNFLDQPYLEVTGTADTLVTPDEIYLQIQISEADTKGKISIDELEQKMVDALKALGIDPEKNLTARDLTSNFQSYFLRGKQVLKSKTYILKVASAVQATQVLIRLGDLGISNISLDRVDYSRMKQVRNMMLNRAVQDAHAKAVAMVQPLHQTLGKALHMVETQVYPIRPLQVNTFNMKLSNNSQGNQQESLPEIEFEKIKIESSVNVVFALE; from the coding sequence ATGATTCACCGCTTATGTATCTTTCCCGCTCTCGGTTTATTGTGCCTGTTTTCAACACAGGTATTGTTTGCACAAAACAAAAACTTCCTGGATCAACCTTACCTGGAAGTAACCGGTACTGCCGATACCCTGGTTACACCCGACGAAATTTATTTGCAAATCCAAATTTCTGAAGCAGATACAAAAGGAAAAATTTCGATCGATGAACTCGAACAAAAAATGGTGGATGCCCTGAAAGCACTGGGTATAGATCCAGAAAAAAACCTGACTGCTCGCGACCTGACCAGCAATTTTCAATCGTATTTCCTGCGTGGCAAACAGGTGCTCAAATCAAAGACCTATATCCTGAAAGTGGCTTCGGCCGTGCAGGCTACACAGGTGCTCATACGCCTGGGCGATCTGGGTATTTCAAACATTTCATTAGACCGGGTTGATTATTCACGCATGAAACAGGTCAGAAACATGATGCTCAATCGGGCCGTGCAGGATGCTCATGCCAAAGCCGTGGCCATGGTACAGCCTCTGCACCAGACACTGGGCAAAGCCCTGCATATGGTAGAAACCCAGGTCTATCCCATCCGGCCGCTGCAGGTGAATACATTCAACATGAAGCTAAGCAACAACAGCCAGGGAAATCAACAGGAATCCCTACCGGAAATTGAGTTTGAAAAAATCAAAATTGAATCCTCAGTGAACGTGGTATTTGCGCTGGAATAA
- a CDS encoding polysaccharide deacetylase family protein encodes MNYWTRTPRWMKALFPAFVWEKQDVNPAVYLTFDDGPHPEITPSVLEQLRHHHAHATFFCIGHRVVQYPDIYQQIFIEQHGIGNHTYDHLDGWKVPSHKYVDNVMLAAVHINSHLFRPPYGHITPWLYRKIKQNIPEMQVVMWDVLSGDFDTSLSPQSCLEIVLFKARPGSIIVFHDSEKARPRMEYALPRVLAYFEKKGWEMKALPYQKISH; translated from the coding sequence ATGAATTACTGGACACGTACACCACGATGGATGAAAGCACTATTTCCCGCTTTTGTATGGGAAAAACAGGATGTCAATCCTGCTGTTTACCTCACATTCGACGACGGCCCGCATCCGGAAATCACACCATCTGTGCTTGAGCAACTCCGGCATCATCATGCGCATGCTACTTTTTTCTGTATCGGTCATCGTGTCGTCCAGTATCCTGATATCTATCAACAAATATTTATTGAACAACATGGCATTGGCAATCATACGTATGATCATCTGGACGGATGGAAAGTGCCTTCACATAAATATGTAGATAACGTCATGCTGGCGGCTGTACATATCAACAGTCATCTGTTTCGACCTCCTTACGGGCATATCACACCCTGGTTATATCGTAAAATCAAGCAAAACATACCCGAAATGCAGGTGGTGATGTGGGATGTATTGAGCGGCGATTTTGATACCTCGCTTTCTCCCCAAAGTTGTTTAGAAATTGTGTTGTTTAAGGCAAGACCGGGTTCGATAATCGTATTTCACGATAGTGAAAAAGCGCGTCCCCGGATGGAATACGCACTGCCAAGGGTTTTAGCTTATTTTGAAAAAAAAGGATGGGAAATGAAAGCTTTGCCTTATCAAAAAATAAGTCATTAA
- a CDS encoding TatD family hydrolase, whose product MEWIDTHTHLFLAEFDADRDEVIQRALQAGVRYMLLPNIDENSLQALYACTQQYAYCCRAMLGLHPCSVHENVTGQLQIIARAFNEKKFVAIGEIGLDYYWDTRYREQQLQAFRTQLQWAAEWQLPVSIHSRSALDDCIQEIKQLQRGQLTGVFHCFTGTLQQARQIIDLGFALGIGGVITFQKSTALRETISQISLQHIVLETDAPYLSPVPFRGKRNESSRIPCIAQTLASLFHCEEQEIARITTANALRIFPTLVEDMQHK is encoded by the coding sequence ATGGAATGGATAGATACACATACCCATCTTTTTCTTGCAGAATTCGATGCCGATCGTGATGAGGTGATACAAAGGGCTTTGCAAGCCGGCGTGCGGTATATGTTATTACCCAATATTGATGAAAACAGCCTGCAGGCTTTATATGCCTGCACACAACAATACGCATATTGCTGCAGGGCTATGTTAGGCCTGCATCCCTGTTCGGTACATGAAAATGTAACCGGGCAGTTGCAAATCATTGCACGAGCATTTAACGAAAAAAAGTTTGTTGCCATCGGTGAAATAGGACTGGATTATTACTGGGATACCCGTTATCGTGAACAACAATTGCAAGCCTTTCGCACCCAATTGCAATGGGCCGCTGAATGGCAATTGCCGGTTTCTATCCACAGCCGCTCGGCGCTGGATGATTGCATTCAAGAAATCAAACAACTGCAACGAGGACAGTTAACAGGTGTTTTTCATTGTTTCACCGGTACCCTTCAACAGGCACGACAAATTATTGACCTGGGATTTGCCCTCGGCATCGGCGGTGTAATTACCTTTCAAAAAAGCACGGCATTACGAGAAACCATCAGCCAGATTTCATTGCAGCACATCGTGCTGGAAACCGATGCTCCTTATTTATCGCCCGTACCCTTTCGTGGAAAAAGAAATGAAAGCAGCCGTATTCCCTGTATTGCGCAAACACTTGCTTCCCTGTTTCATTGCGAAGAACAGGAAATCGCTCGCATCACCACGGCTAATGCCCTGCGCATATTTCCCACGCTGGTAGAAGATATGCAGCACAAATAA